From the Paenibacillus sp. MMS20-IR301 genome, the window GACATATGCGCATCTGCAGCCTCAAGCCGCATAATGAGACCAGCCACCCCTTGGGCGAGTGTATCATGCAGGTCCCGTGCCATTCGCTGCCGTTCATTGGCAAGCGTTAACTCCTCTACTTTCTCATGCGCTTTCCGCAGATCCTCCAGAAAGCTCTGGATTCTCATCCGCTCCTGAACCTGTTTGAAGAATAATATGGCATAGGCCAGAACCACAATGAGCATCAGGATGAAGATGGGCAGAAACACAATCAGTTCATCCGTATCCTTCACCGTCAGCGCAGAATCAAAAAAGACAATAATGCTGATGATTGAAATAAACACCACCCGCTTGAGCCGGAATGAATAACCCAGACTCTGAGCAATCAATATAGGCAGCAGCCCGATCAGTACCGCCTGATAACCGTCCCGCATTAGAATGGCACAAAGGTACACCAGCGCAGCCTGGACAGAGAAGTAGATCCAGAAGGTTTTTTGCGTGACTCTGTAGGAGTTCCAGTGTAGCAATACATGAACTGTAAATAAACCTGTAAATACAGCACCCTCCAGAATTAAAGGCTCCTTGAGAAATTGCAGTATTACCGTTCCGGCATACACAATGGATACCCAGATTAAAGTCGGCAGCCTTGAGGCGAACAGTTCACTAATGCTTTGCATGCCGTTTTTTTCCTTCAATGTCACTCCCCCTTATGCGGGTCCTTCTGTTAATTAAATTCTACCATCAGTCAGACCAAACCGGATACCTGATTTACTATCGGTTCATCATCTATCATGATCCCTTGATCCGGTACAGGATCACTCTCTTTTTGAGCCAGCTCATTATAATTGCATCCATGAGCCCGGTAAACATGCGGTTCCACACTCCATATTTGGACACTCCCCGTTTCCGTTCCTGGTGGGTTACCGTAACTTCGATCACCTTAAACCCGTTCATCTTGGCCATTGTCGGCAGGAAACGGTGCATACCCTTATATAGATGTAAGCTGTCAGCGACCTCGCGGGTGAAGAGCTTCATTGGACAGGCTGTGTCATAAATAGAATCACCTGTAATCCAATTACGGATACGGTTGCCGGTACGTGAAGATACGCTCTTAAGCAAAGTGTTGTTACGCTCAACCCGTTTCCCGTTCACAAAATCTATTTTCTCAATAAAAGGCATCAGCCTGAAAATATCCTTGGGGTCTGTCTGCAGATCTGCATCCATTAGGGCAATTAATTCTCCCTGGGAGCTCTTGATTCCAGCCCATATTGCAGCCGTCTGTCCATAATTCCGTTCAAAATGAATAACTTTCACCGCCTCATCCATCCGGGAGATTTCATCCAATATGGCAGCACTTTGATCCCGGCTCCCGTCATTCACGAGGACAATTTCGTAGCTTTCGATTCTCCCCTTCAGCGCATCAACAATGCTAAGGTACAAATCACAGATATTGCCCTCCTCGTTAAATACCGGTGCTACTACAGAAAGACGTATCATGACGTAATCCCTCTTTTGTGCATATTACAATATCTTACGGTTTAACATAGGTGTACCAAGGGAACCGGTCTCCCCGCCCTGCTTGGAGTACTCCTTCATGATGGTCTCCCCTTCGATATCGAAGTTGGGCAGTATTCTGTCCAGCCATTTAGGGAAGTACCAGGCCGATTTGCCCAGTAATGTCATTACAGCAGGTACAATGGCCAACCGGACGACAAAAGCATCAAATAAAACACCCACAGCTAGGGCCAGGCCCATTTGTTTGATCGTCGGATCATGCGAGAAGATAAACCCTGAGAATACCGATATCATAATCAGGCCCGCCGCCGTTACAACAGCTCCATTTTCCTTGAGGCCTGCATGAATGGCTTTCTTGGCATCGCCGGTGTGCGCGAATTCTTCACGCATTCTGCTGACAAGGAATACTTCGTAATCCATCGATAGACCAAACAGAATACCGATACATAAGACAGGTAACAAGAATAATATTGCACTGGAGCCGGGGAACCCGAACACATCAAGGAAGTTGCCGTCCTGGACAATAAATACGGTGAAGCCTAAGGTTGCACCAATCGAAAGCACGAATCCGAGTACAGCCTTTAATGGCACAAGAATGGATCTAAAGACAACCATCATTAGTACAAAGGCAAACGCCACAATTAGAATAGCAAAGGTCGGCATGGCACTCATGATTTGGTCAGAGATATCAATATTAACGGCTGTAGCTCCTGTCACCAGAAGTTCCATATTCCCGCTGTCAGAAAGAGCCCTGATTTCGTTTACCAGATCTTTCGTTTCCGGCGCATTCGGCCCATCCTCCGGTGTGACACTCATTAGGAATAGATCATTTGTCTGGTTCGGCATTGCAGGCGTTGCACTTTTCACATGATCCAGTCCGTTTATGGTTTCCGACAAAGCTTTCAGGTTATCCGCAGATGCCGCTTCCTGATTCACAGGCTCGGCAATAACGACTAACGTAGAATGGAACCCCGCCCCATAAGCATCCGATAACAGATCGAACCCTTGTCTCTCCGAAGTTTCATATTGTTTATTCCCGTCATCCGGAAGGCCAAGATTCAAATGAAAGAACGGAGTAGCTATTACCGCCAGTAAAGCTATGCCGACTACAGCAACGATCAATGGTTTTTTTGTTACAAATCTGCTCCAGGCATTGGTATCGGATGCTTTTTTCTTATTGGCCCGCGTCAGCATGGCGATTAACCGGTTGCTTTTCTCGGGTCTGATGCGATGTCCCATGAGTCCGAGGACGGCGGGTACAACCACTACCGCTACAATGATCGACATCAATACGACTACAGCGGTCGCTACTCCCATTGTGGTCATGAAGGGAATGTCCACAACCATGAGTCCTAGAAGCGCAATGATTACGGTTAATCCGGCAAAGATTACGGCATTACCGGCTGTGCCGTTGGCAATGGCAATCGATTCCTGAACGGAATATCCCTTTTTCAATTGTTGTTTAAACCTTGAGAAGATGAACAGGGAGTAATCGATTCCGACGGCAATTCCGAGCATTCCTGCTAAAGTGAGGGAGATGGACGAGATATCAAAAAAGTTAGTTCCCAGCAGGATTAACAATACTCCGATACCCACACCAATCAGTGCCATAAGAATCGGCATTCCTGCAACAAGCAAGGAAGCAAAGGTAAGGGCCAAAATAACATAGGCTAAGATTACACCCATAATCTCACCCGGGCCGCCGCCCGCTTCCGTCTGTTCGAATTTAACAGTCCCGCTAAGTCCGGTCTCAATTCCTTGATTCCTTGTTATTGCTAAACTGTCTTCTACTGCATCCTTAGATTCTTGTGAGACATTATCTGCAGGTGAATTATACGTTACAACCGCATACCCGATTTGTTTATCCGGATTGATGTTCGCAAGCTCGTATGGAGAAGCGACCGAGGTTACTGCCCCATCCCCTTGAATCTTCGTAAGCAATTCACTAATGACCGTTTTATTATCAGCCGAGTCTAAGGTTTCATTATCGGGAGCCTTAAACACGATTTTAACCTGCCCGTCCTGTTCACCGCCCGTGAATTTCTCCGCCAGAATTTTCATCGCTTTTTCTGATTCTGTACCCGGAATGGATACATCCTCTTGGAACGCTGTTCCCATACTAAAGATCAGTCCGCCCAATACAGCCATAAGCAAAATAAACGCCACGATCACCTTTTTACTGTTGGTGCCTGCAAATCGTCCCAACTTAAATAACATTTTGGCCATTCTTTCTCTCCTCCAATGTTCTCTACGACTACGGTCGTCGATATCTAATGGTTTGTCATGCCCTTATCGTACAGCTTGCTAGAAAAGGGCACATCGTCCGAATGGGCAGCAGGTGCTTGCCCTTTTGGGCAAATGCATTTTTGCAGTCATTTTCACAACATGTGTTTAATAATAGGTAATTATATTCCGAAGAGGAGAGCAACCAATGAACAAATCCAGAAAGACGCTTATTTTCATGCTGATTCTGTTAGCTGTAGCAGCGGCAGCTGTCATCTATTGGTTCATGCAGCACTCTGACCGCATACAAGCAGAAGGGAAATGGGCATTAACTTCCGGAGATACAGGCTGTTTCACTGGGATCAGATTTATGAATAATCCGGCTGCTTCCGGTGGAGCCGTCTCGATTGAAGCAACCTCCGGCTCCCTGGTCCAGATGTCTTACGGCAGCTATGAGTATGATGGTGACAACCAAATTCTCATCACCTTAGCGAATTCGGATGTGCCCGCCTTCCCTGTCACACTCGGCAGAAACGGGAATGAGTTATCGGCCACCTTTAAATTGAAGGATGAGGAAGCTGTCTGTTCCTATACGCTCAATGTTTTCAAATAATGGAGCAATAACGGCATTCATAATGCGGACTACGAGAAATTAAGTTGCGATAAATGCAGGATAGAGCTTCATAAAATCAGAGCAGAAAAACAGCAGGTAGATCTGGATTCGGCAAAAAAGAGTCTGTCAAATGACAGACCCAATGACTCACCATTACGCTTAAATTCACACAAACAGCCTCATTAATTTCACATATGGCGGGTTTTCCATGTAGCCAGCCGGATTTACCGAGTATCTTGTCCCGGTATTGAGCCGGCGAATCCGGTCCATTTCTTCATCGGTCAGCTCAAAGTCAAAGATTCCGGTGTTTTCCTTTATTCTCTGCGGGTTTGCGGACTTAGGGATTGCGACAATCCCCCTCTGTAAATGCCACCTCAAAGTGAAGCTCGTACTGCGGAAATTCCGGATGGGTTTCAAGCTGATTAACCATCGGCGGATTTGATGCATGCTTCATCAGCTGCTCCAGATGTCTGATTTCAAAATTAGCAACGCCGATTACTTGTTCAAAAACTTCCCTTTTAGGAATTTTGTATACGCCAAAACCTAATTGCGGAATATGAACCCCATTTATCGCCTTAATCGTTTTATTCATCCTCATCCTTCCCCGTTCGGAGGTAATTTGCATTGCATAAGCATCTTATTGATCTCTTCGGCCAGGTTGTTCAGCAGACTCAGCTTACTTTATACATCCAGGCGGTAGTAGTTGATTGTTCCTTCTTTACTAACGCTGACGATTCCCGCTTCTCTCAATTGTTCATAGTTCACACTCCCGCTGCCTTCAGATTTCACAGACTGATGTAGAATGGCCCTCTGTCAAGAGAGCAGACAAGTCTCACAACACTTATGCAAGTTAACCGCCTAGCTTAGCGTAACGGACAGGAGAGACGTTAAAATTTGAAAAAGCGCCAAAATGCCGGTCCTTGCGGACACCAGCGCCGTTATTTCGCCGGAAAAGTAGCGTTAGCACATGAAAGTTGCCGAATAAGGTCTGTGATGTCCGTATACCTGCCAAATTAGCCGAAATTGAGTAAATAAGGTCTGTGGTGTCCGCAAGGGTCAGAGTGGGCATTGTTTTGATTTCCTAATCATCTGCACCCTTCCACTATCCGTGAAACATAACTCCGCGAAACCCCAAATTCTTAGCAGTTTCCCGCCGCGTCCGTCCTTCCCACCAATGTCCAGACGGAAACGGCCGACGACGACCTCGTTCTCCGCTTATCTTTCATCAAACGAAAACATAGAATCCACCATTTCTAAGACTCTATCATTTAAAGACCCGCAATACATAACATTAATAGTAAATTAAACTATCATACAATCACTACACATCTTATATTTTCAACAAATAATGTCTTTTTTTCTTATTTCTAGCCCGAAAATATATAAATATTAAAATATTAATTGACTGAATTTAATATAGATGTTATATTCCCTAACATAATTTATAAATATACATAGAAAAGGAGATTGACCAAATGAACAAATGGAAACGTCTGCGTAAATCTAAGAGAAACCACCCTGGTTTCACTGGACCTGAACATTCACCCGCAAAAAAGAATTGGAGTAAAAAGCAAGTTATAGCTACTTCTATTACGTTATCTGTTATAGCTTCGGGAGTCATTCCTTTTCAAACCGCTGATGCTTTAACCCGGGTCACTTCAGATAGCGGCACAGTATGGGAGATTCACGATGTATTTGCTCCCAGCTTAGACACAGGAAGTTTACGCACAGTTGGAACTACACAGGTACAAGGCTTCGGTAATATCTTTGTTAAGGTATCCTCACCTTCGGCTTCCCTGATGAATGGTCAGATGATGCGCGGGTTTAACTTGAAATACGATGGCGTGAATACCTTCACTTCGGCTCAATCTGTAAATCTGGGAAATGTAACTGTAACCCGCGAGGTATATGTGGATACTACTCTCAACCGGACGAGATTCTTTGATACTTTTACGAACAAAAATGATATAGATGTAAAGGTTGATGTATCTTTCGGCGGCTCTTTAGGCTATGGTACAACAGCAAATGCTTCAGTAGTCAAGGCAACCTACTCGGAGGATCTGGAGGTGACTACAGAGGATTCTTGGATCGTTGTAGACAGCAGTGCCAGAAACAATAAGCCGCTGGGCGTGGCCGTTGGCTCTCCACATCCCTTTGATAACGGGTTAACCGGTCTGGGTAATCAGCAGCAGAACCCATTCACAACACCACTCGCCAAGTCCGGCAATGAGGCAAACTTCTACGGGTTCATTAATACATTAAATATTAGGCCGGGTGAGTCGAAATCCCTGGTCCATTATGTACAAGTGGGAGAAGCCGGCGAAGCAGGGCTGAACAATCTGGTTACTATGCTCAACGGACTTAACAGCCATCTGGATGTGAGCGGACTCTCAAATGCACAAATCCGTTCCATTAGTAACTGGGATATCTCTGGTATAGAGGGACTTAATACTGGAGATAGCCTGGTGATCCCAGATGCTCCTGCAGCCGCAGCATTAGTAACTTCATCCCCGTATGATGTTACGAATAAATCCATTGCAGAGATGCAGCAGGATATGGTGAATGGCAAAACTACTTCTGTACAGATTACTCAAGCCTATTTAGATAGAATTAAGGCATACGATGAGGGACAACTGGGCTTCCATGCCTTCCTGCATGTCTCTGAAACTGCGCTGAACCAAGCCAAAGCTGCTGACGCTGCCCGCGCACAAGGTGCAAAGGGCGATCTGCTGGGGATTCCCATTGCGATAAAAGATATCTATGATACCAAGGATATGCCAACCACCGGCGGCAGCAAAGCGCTTGAAGGCTGGCAGCCTGAATCTGATGCCTTCCAGGTGAATAAGCTGCGGGAAGCCGGGGCTGTAATTATCGGCAAAGTAAATACTTCCGAGTTTGCTAACAGCGGAAGCTTCAGTGAGAGCGGCTGGCTTCAGACCTGGAATGCATTATATCCTTCGAAAACCTCTTTCGGCTCAAGCGGCGGCTCGGCCGTATCCGTAGCAGCTGATTTTGCAGCAGCAGCCATGGGTTCGCAGACAGGGGTATCCCTCTATGCCCCTACTACAGGCTCCAGCCTCAAAAGCTTCCGCGGTACAGACGGTATGGCAAGCACTACAGGTGTACTGCCACTCACTTGGGGACAAGATTATGCAGGTCCCATTGCTAAAACTGTAACCGACCTGGCCATTATGCTGAATGCTACAACGGGTACGGACCCGCAGGATATTTTCACAGTGACTGCTGATGCAGATCATAAACGTCCGGCTGACTGGAAAGAATCTCTTGATTCTAATGCCTTGCAAGGTAAAAAAATCGGATATATTCCTGCATCCTTTGTCTCGACTTATGCGGATGATGATACAGGACAAGCCGTAATGAACAAGTTCTCAGAGCTGCAGGCAGCGGGCGCAACAATGGTTGAAATGTCTGCCCTACCAGCAGCTCCCAGCCGTCCTTCAGGCATTAACGGATCTACTGAAGGGTGGGCGCGTTATATTGAGCTTCACAAGGACTTCCCTTATCTGGATGGCGCAAGTGTACTCGCTTCAGATAAGGTGCTTATCTATAATCAAAGAAGCTATACCGCGCCAGTGCGTATGACGGAACAGGCTGTACAAGATTACATTAAGTATAGAACGGACTACAAAGAAGTCATTAAAGGCTGGATGGACGCGAATGGCGTTGATGCTGTTGTGTATGCAGGCTTCATTAGTGACGTGTATAACAATGACGCATCAGCCTCCCAATTAAGCTCTGACCGGGGCACGGGCGTATTAACATCTAACGTAGGTCTCCCAACGGTAGTGGTTCCTGTAGGAACTAATGACAGCGGATATTCAATCTCTATGCAGCTTGTGGGCAGAGCATGGGATGATGCCAATGTATTGGGGATGGGCTATGCTCTGGAGCAGCAAAGTCAAGCCAGACTGCTTACAGCCTTTGCCCCGGCACTTCAATACGTGTCACCTCCTGTTACTCCTGATCCAGGCACAGATGGACCAAGCACTGGAGGAGGTACAGTGACGCCTACGCCTACACCGACACCAATGCCTACACCAACAACGGAACCAACATCAACATCTCAGCCGGAAGTGGTTAGTTTTGCAGATACAATGAATCACTGGGCGTGGGCAAGCATCGACACGCTTATTGCTAAGGGATTACTGACGGGTTATTCCGATGGTACCTTCCGTCCAAATGCAGGGTTAACCCGCGCTGAAGCCATCAAGGTAATTGCCACATACATGGGACTTGAAGGACAAGCAAGTAACTTTAAAGATGTCTCTACGGCGCATTGGGCGAGTAAGTATATCGGTGCAGCCGCCGGATCAGGCTTGATGAACGGATATAGCGATGGAAGCTTCCGTCCGGATCAGAAGATTAGCCGCAGTGAATTAGCGGCACTCATCACTAGGGCCTTTAAGCTGACAGGTACCGGAAACACAACTTTCAAAGATGTTAACAGAAGTGCATGGTATTATGATTCCATCGATGCCCTCGCCTCCAATAAGATTATTACCGGATACGCAGACAGCACATTTAAGCCTCAGCAAGAGATTACCCGAGCAGAGTTTGCAACAATGGTATCCCGATTACTAGAGACTGTGAATTAAAAGAAGTTCACTAAGATTACAGAAAGGGCCATCCCGTAAAGGATGGCCCTTTCTGTAAAATCAAATCTTTTGCGCCCAGATAATAGCGCGATGTGTAGCCTCACCAATCGGCTCTGGCATCGGTTCATCTGTGAAATTTTGATAGGTACGTTCTATAGAAAATCCGGCTTCTGCCAGCCAATTGTAAACCTGCGCTTGTGTAGGGATATGCTTATACCATCGCTTGGATATAATAAGTTTCTCACCGCTATTTGTAGTAAGCTCAGAGTGACCCGTTCCGGAACAAACCTGGGTAATGGGGTCATACACGCTTCCATAGCTGACAATGTGGCCAGTCGTACCTAATTCGTCTGTTTCTTCGAAATAGCGGCTCTCTTTCAAACTACTGAAAACAGCTGCCGGATTATAATGCAAGTCAAAATCCAAATAAAGATGTCCACCGGTGCGAAGGGACGCAGCCGCATTTTTAATAAAGGTCAGCTGCGCCTCTTTATAATTCATGTCATTTTCAATGTTAATGAGGATATTACCTGCCATAATGACTACATCAAAACCGAGCCCCCACTCCGAAGTCGCTGCTTCAGCCTGATAACAGTGTATATTAGGTAAACCTGCCATTCGGCGATAACAGCGCAGGAGCATATGCTCATCGGCATCAAAACCTGTAACAGTATGACCCGCCTTTGCAAGCGGTACACATATCCTGCCACCGCCACAGGCAACTTCAAGGATATTTAATGATTGGTTGCCTGATTGTTCAGATAGTACTTTCGATAAAAATTCAACATCCTGTGTTTGGTTTTCGAACTTTTCATACATACTGGCATACCAATGCTTTACGATAAAATCTCTGTTCACAGATTTACCTCCAGTTATAAAAATAGATAATTCGAACACAATATGAATTGGGTAAATTTAACTATTTGATTCTATGATTATAACTAAGGAAAATTGCCCTCTCAATGTAAAGAATATTAATAATTATTCCATACAGTCTAAATGAAACAAAAAAGCAACTCATCCGCAGATAAGCCGCTTATCTTACACTATATTGTTATCGCAACTACTCTACACGACTAAGCCATTTTAATAAGCCATATTGGCTACAACAGCTTGCGGTAACGTTCTTTCGTATTCCTTATGTAACACATAACGTTGGACGCCTCTCGAAGCGTCTACTGCTTCCTTGGCAAGCTTGATGGCGGTTTCGCTGTTGCCTGCTTTGAGTTCAATTTCTGCGAGCAGTGCTAATCTCATCCATTGCTTCCTGATTGACTCAAGATGTTCCCGCGCCTGGGCACTTTTCCCGTCCTCCAACAGCAGAGCGGTTTCGTAGTATGTCCGGTAATCAGAATTGCGAATATACGGCACGGCTTCCTGAACAGCAGCCATATCTTTGCAGTAAAGTCCGTAAGCTGCCTTGAACGTTGCCTGTACCGTCGCCCGCTTATACTTGCTCATTAGCTGCTCCATAACCGTTTTTGATTCATCCTCAAGTCTGTTTGCTAGAATATACTGAATATACAAGGCAGGATTGTTTTTCTGGCTGCGTAAAAAGGACTCTACACGGTCCACACGTTTATCCAAAGCTGCAGGATAATAGAATTGGGTTAGAAAAGCAATGAGGCCAGCCACCACAGCTACCCCTACAATCAGAATTGGTGAATAGTCATTGAGTACCATGAATAAGACAACCACGAACAGCACGGAATAAATAAAAATGCTCCAGCGAAGGCGCTTCATTATAAATCTCCTTTGAATATTATAATTAACAAGCAAAAATTCTATTTAAAATATTGTATCATAATCCATAATATATCAGTAGAAACCATAATTCCTGTAACATTTTCAAACATATTGATAGATTATTGCCGTCTTCTATTTTTTTGCTTTTTAATTCCAAATATAGTATAAAATCCTAAAGGAGGGTTATTGCATTAGTCATGCTGTAGTAATAGCTGGTTAAGGGAATTAAGTTATCGGCAGTTTAGCACAACTAAATATTCCCATTTTCGTTAAAGTAATAGGGGGTGAATTAATGAAGAAGGTTTGGGTAAATAACCTGTTTATTTATTTGGGATTTTTAGTAATTGTGATCTTAGTTTTTATATTCGGGTTAAAATATCAATATCATTTACAGGTAGAAGCACGCAAGACGTACCAATTAAACAGTAGTTATGTCTTTTCTGTTCTTTTCCCAATTCTCTTTGGATTGTTACTCGGTTCTCTAAGATTCATCGAATTACTGCGGAAAGCTGGTAAATGGAAAATAAATTGGATTAAGCTCTGTGTATTCGGCTTACCTTCACTCTATGTCTCATTATTTCCACTATTATATTGGTCTGGTTTGTCTATAGATTTACCTTTGGGCTTCCTTTTGATCACTTCGGGAACAACAGCCCATACAATTAGTGGCCTGATGTTAGGTTTTTTATTATTTTACGTACTCGAAAGAAAATAATAGTTAGGTTCGGACAATCATTTATTTAACTAAAAGAAGCTGGTGGAAATAAATGAGTACAAAAGGAATATCAAGTGTAAGCTTTCCATTTCGTTCCGTTATCATTGGTATCTTTATAGTCTTATTTGCTCTTATTGATCACTATGCTATAAAAGCTGGTCAGCTTATAGATGGTTTCGGCTTCCTTTCTCTCTTCTTTATTAGTCCAATAGGTTTAATTTTCGGATCATTGGGTCTCAACATCAAAAAAACTAGACATGTCTCGCTTTTAGGAATAGGAATCAATTTATCAGCATTTTTGTTTTGTGTACTTATGATGACGGTTTTTTATACTCCGTAACACACAAGTATTCCATAAATATCAATTGAACAATATGATGACCACCGTTCTTCACGCGTGAAGCAACTCGTTCAATATTAAGCCGTACATCCCCTAGTCCCACTTATTTCGGATACATTCCCTAGCTATTCTTATAGCTTCTTTCCCGGCAGATACTTTACTCTTGTCAGGATGAATATTATTAATTTTGCGGGCAAGTGCATCCGGATCAATATTTACACTTACCCCAAGCCGGTCAACAATCAAGTCGCGGATTGTGCTCTTACCACTTCCATTATTACCTGCAAACACAAACATCGTTGCCTTTGTCTCATTCATGGATGAAATCCTGTTCGCTCATTTTCTCGATCTTACCTGTACTATATTCTCTAACAATTTGGCCCTCATTTGTCTTATATACTATATATGTTCCATTTGCTTTAGCATCCAGTTTCGCCCGGTCACCTGTTAACCGAATCAATTTAGCAAGGTCCTTCGTAAGATTCATCATTCCACAAACACCTCATTTCACACTTATAGTTCGAGTATACCAAAGTACAACGCATTTTAAATCCGCTTCAAGCTATACAGATAATACATTGAATTTGGAATTTCTTATTAAAAACACAAACAACCTGCAGGATCGAGCGGCCGGTAGCTCTCAATGGCCTTGATTAATCCCAATCGCTCCTATGGAGATAAGATCCTCCATATCTTCGCCCGTGTTAGCTAACTTTCACTTCCATCAATAAGTTCAGAGTTCGGTGGACGAATGGAAGTTTAATTACTGAAACAGCGGCAATCAAAGACTATAACAAAAAAAGAGGAGTTCCAGACAGCCGTTTGGCTTGCCTGGAACTCCTCTTTTTTATCATTGCAATTGATAAATCCGGTAAAGTATGACTGCTGCCTCCGCACGGCTTGCCCGGCCTTTCGGATTCAGGCTTTGACCATCTCCCTTGACAATGCCCGCTTTGACGAGTGCTGCCACATCGTTAATCGCATAATCTTTTACCTGAGATGCGTCTTTAAACGCTGCCAGATCACCTGCTGTTCCGGCAAAGTCCGATTTGCCCATCACTTTGAGTGTACGCATGATCAGCACCATCATATCTTGACGGGAAATATCGGCCTTAGGATTGAAATTACCTCTTGCATCGCCGTTGGTGATGCCTAACCCCTTGGCAATGCCCAGCGCTTCAGCATAATACGTATTATCCTTAACATCTGCGAATTTCCCTTGAGTATCGCTTGACAAATTGAAGGCTCTTACCAGTAGCAGAACAAAATCAGCACGGGTAACGGGTTTGGCCGGCTCAAATGATGTCTTGGATGTGCCTTGGATGA encodes:
- a CDS encoding class I SAM-dependent methyltransferase; the encoded protein is MNRDFIVKHWYASMYEKFENQTQDVEFLSKVLSEQSGNQSLNILEVACGGGRICVPLAKAGHTVTGFDADEHMLLRCYRRMAGLPNIHCYQAEAATSEWGLGFDVVIMAGNILINIENDMNYKEAQLTFIKNAAASLRTGGHLYLDFDLHYNPAAVFSSLKESRYFEETDELGTTGHIVSYGSVYDPITQVCSGTGHSELTTNSGEKLIISKRWYKHIPTQAQVYNWLAEAGFSIERTYQNFTDEPMPEPIGEATHRAIIWAQKI